In one window of Streptosporangium sp. NBC_01495 DNA:
- a CDS encoding sulfite exporter TauE/SafE family protein, with product MASSWAVAVVLGVIVVVGASVQRLAGIGFALVAVPALVLLLGPDQGVVLANCAAGVISAVGLAGTWRQVRLTAMVPLVAAAACTVPAGAWVAARLPEPVLLAGTGLLVSVAAALVMWGARVPALRGATGAVAAGAASGFMNSSAGVGGPAVSLYAVNAGWTVREFVPNAQFYGLVVNTLSVAAKGLPQLTTPLWLLVAAAIATGSAIGKALAQRVPERRARLIVLLLALSGGLTTLGKGLWGL from the coding sequence GGGCGCGTCGGTGCAGCGGCTGGCGGGGATCGGGTTCGCGCTCGTGGCGGTGCCCGCCCTGGTGCTGCTGCTCGGCCCGGACCAGGGGGTGGTGCTGGCCAACTGCGCGGCCGGTGTCATCAGCGCGGTCGGGCTCGCCGGCACCTGGCGCCAGGTGCGCCTGACCGCGATGGTCCCCCTGGTCGCCGCGGCCGCCTGCACGGTACCGGCCGGAGCCTGGGTGGCCGCCCGCCTACCCGAACCGGTGCTGCTGGCCGGTACGGGGCTGCTGGTGAGCGTGGCCGCGGCACTGGTGATGTGGGGCGCTCGGGTGCCCGCCTTACGCGGGGCCACGGGCGCGGTGGCCGCCGGTGCCGCGAGCGGGTTCATGAACTCCTCGGCCGGAGTGGGCGGCCCCGCGGTCTCCCTGTACGCGGTCAACGCGGGCTGGACGGTACGGGAGTTCGTGCCGAACGCGCAGTTCTACGGACTCGTGGTGAACACCCTCTCCGTCGCCGCCAAGGGCCTGCCCCAGCTCACCACACCGCTCTGGCTGCTGGTGGCGGCCGCGATCGCGACAGGCTCGGCGATCGGCAAAGCACTCGCCCAGCGGGTGCCCGAAAGACGGGCCCGGCTGATCGTGCTGCTGCTCGCGCTGAGCGGCGGCCTCACCACACTGGGAAAAGGACTGTGGGGCCTGTGA